The genomic segment CCGATTCCTCTTTCTCCTTTCGCCGCTTTTTCGGTGGTGTCTTCTTAGCCTTGCACGAGTTACCGGAGGTATGGTAAGGGATTCCGCTTCTCGGTTGGCATTTGCTCCCACGGATTGAGATCCGTCATGGACGACCTGAGCCGCTTCTGTTGCCTCAATGCCCATTGTCCCGACCATGGGAAACGGAACCACGGGAACCTGACCGTGCCGGCCCGTTATGGGCCGAACAAGACGCGGGTGCTCCGGTGCCGGACCTGCAAGGCCCGGTTCTCCGAGCGCAAGGGCACCCCACTGTTCGACGCCCGACTGCCGGCCGCGCGGGTGACCGCGGTTCTGGCTCACGTGGCCGAAGGGATCGGGACCCGCAAGACCGCACGGCTCACCGGGGTTCATACCAATACGGTGACCCGGTACATCCGACGGGCCGGCCAACATGCCCGCGCGTTGCACGACGAGCTCGTGGCTTTTTCCCCCGACGACCCGCGAAGTGCAGTTCGATGAGAAGTGGGATTTCGTGG from the Frigoriglobus tundricola genome contains:
- a CDS encoding IS1 family transposase; amino-acid sequence: MDDLSRFCCLNAHCPDHGKRNHGNLTVPARYGPNKTRVLRCRTCKARFSERKGTPLFDARLPAARVTAVLAHVAEGIGTRKTARLTGVHTNTVTRYIRRAGQHARALHDELVAFSPDDPRSAVR